In the genome of Deltaproteobacteria bacterium, the window AGAAGCCTTCCCTGTTCCCCACTATGATGTTGTACCCGCTGTACCGGTCCGACCGGGCCTTCAGGCGCTCAAGACAGGAAAGCGGATGTTCATCGCCGCAGAGGAAGTCCCGTACCAGGAGCCCCCGTGAGGGCGCCTCCTTTTTCAATCGCGCCAGGTCCCGCACATTGGTCAGCGCCGCGAATCGCCCCCCCGTGGTCATGCCGAGCCAGGTGCCCCCCTCCCTGAGGTCCCGTCCGGCGAACACCCCGGGGTGGTCGGGCCAGAATCCCGCCGGGGCCGACGGCCGTTCATAGAGCTCGTCCCGGTTGGCGGCGACGATCAGGCTGTAGCGTGGATGCGATCTATATGAAATATACAGAATACACACGGTTGTTCTTTCTCCCTGTCGCTCGATCTATCCTCTCATTCTCCGTTCCACTCTGCCAGAGGGCCTACTCCCTTTTTCAAAAGAGAACAAAACCACAGGAGAACTAGGCCAGCTTCTTTTTAACCTCCTCGATAATGCCCGCCATGGTGTCACCGGCGCCCTCGTTGATAAGGACATCGGCACGGTGGTCATAGGGAGTAGGTCCGATATTGATGATGACCAGCGGCGCCCCGGCGTCCTGGGCATAGGAAGGGATAAAGGCCGCCGGCTGGACCACGAGCGAGGAACCGACCACGATAAAGAGATCACAGGTTCGCGTGTGGTATATGGCGGCGTCCACTGTATCGGCCGGAAGGGCCTCGCCGAAAAAGACCACGTCCGGTTTCAGAATACCGCTGCATGTCGCGCAATCCGGTTCGGCGACCCCCGATCTCAGGAGCTCTCTGACCTGGTCCATTGAATACCGCTCGCCGCAATCAACACAACGGGCCCAGAGCATGTTGCCGTGCAGCTCAAAGACGCTGTCGCGGGAATTCCCCGCCCGCTGATGAAGGTCATCGATGTTCTGGGTGATGACGCAACTGAGCTTCCCCAGTTTCTCCAGCTCGACGATGGCACGGTGCGCCCTGTTCGGCTGCACGTCCTGAAACAACCCTTCCTCGATGAGGATCTTCCACTGCTTTCGCCGCGTATCGGCGCTGGTCATGAACTTGTGTATCGTGAAATCATCGGGGTCAAAGCGCGTCCAGATCCCGCCGGGACTTCTGAAATCAGGGATCCCCGACTCCGTGCTGACCCCGGCGCCGGTAAAGACCACGATACGTTCCGACCGCACTATCATATCAGCGACCGCTCGAATCTTCGATCCCACGTCGTTCCCCATTCCAGGCCCCCCTTGAGATATTTGGGAGTCCTATATCACAAAACCGTGCGGGGACACAGGAACTTTTTCCCGTACCGGAAAGATCAGTGAAATTTGATATTAATCGGAAATAAGGATAGAGTACTCGAATACCTGCTGAGAGGAAACAACCCGCGAACATGTCCGATGCCCGTTTTTCCATACCCTTTGCCGTCACCATGCTGGGGATCTCCCATGTCATCACCCAGGTCACGGTGATCCGGGAATTCATCAACGTGTTCACGGGCAATGAGATCGTTATCGGCATCCTCCTCGCTCTCTGGCTTCTCCTCAGCGGCCTCGGCGCCTGGATTGGAAAAGCCTTCAGGACCACTTCTTCACAGATGCTCGTCTTTCGCGCCTCCCTGTTTCTGGCTGCCTTTCTCCCGATCCTGCACATCATCGCCATCCGTTCTCTCAGGGACATCCTCTTCGTCAGGGGAGAACTGCCCGGCGTGGGCCCCCTGATCATATGGGCGGCGATCCTGCTTCTCCCTTACTGTGTCATCACGGGCGGGCTGCTCACGATTGCGTGCAGCATCACACCCGTGAAGGGCCTGCAGTCACGGAGTATCGGCGAGGTGTATTACTTCGACAACATCGGAGATATCGCCGGAGGATTGCTGTTCACCTTCGTCCTTGTCCATTTCTTTCAGAACCTTGGAATTCTCTATGTGCCGGCCCTGCTCTGCCTCGCTGCCTTCGCCCTGCTTCCGCCGGTTCGGCCGGGCAGCAGAGCGGGCGCCGCGATGGGCCTTGCCGGCATGGTTCTCGTGGTCGTCTTCTTTCTTCTTTCCCTGGACCGGCTGTCGATCCAGTGGCTCTATCCAGAGCAGAGGATCATCGACTACGCCGAATCCCCTTACGGACGGCTGGTGGTGACAAAGAACCGCGACCAGGTATCGTTCTTCGAAAACGGGGAACACCTCTTTTCGACCCCCAATATTCTGGACGCCGAGGAACTGGTCCACTTCGCCCTTCCCCAGCTCGAACGGGTCCGTTCGGTCCTGCTTATCTCGGGTGGTATGGGGGGCACCATAGAAGAGATCATGAAATACGATCCGCAGCAGATCGATTACGTGGAACTTGACCCCGCCGTCATCAAAGCGGGCATGGCGTATCTCGACCGTGATTTTCCACCGTCCGTCAAGATACATCCCGGCGACGGCAGAAAATTCATCGAGGACAGCCGGCGCACTTACGATGCGCTCATCATGGACCTCCCGGACCCGGTGTCACTTCAGATCAACCGCTTTTACACGGTGGATTTCTTCAGAACGGCCCGCTCGATCATCCGTCCCGGCGGCATCGTCTGTTTCGCCGTCACCGGGGCCGAAAACTATATCAGCCCCGAGCAGGCGGACCTGCTTTCGACGCTTTGCAATTCGCTCGAACGGGTCTTTGAGTTCGTCCTCATCATTCCCGGCGAGCGGAACATATTCATCGCCGCAGACCGTCCCCTGTCCGCCGGGGTGGGGCCGCTCCTGGCGGCGCGGAATATCGAGACCGTCTTTATCAACGATAACTACCTGCAGGGCCGGGTAACCCCGGAACGAACCGCCTTTCTCCGGGAAAGCCTCCATGAAGAAGCACCGGTGAACCATGATTTCCGTCCCGCCGCCTACCTCTCGGCGATACGCGTCTGGCTTAGCAGGTTCCAGGAAGATTACCGGTACCCGATCATTGCCGTCTCGATCTTCATGCTCATCTATTTCATTACGATCGACCTCATAGGGAAGACTATCTTTTTTTCGGGCCTGACCGCTTCATCCATGGAGGTCATCATCCTGCTGACCTTTCAGATAGTCCAGGGCAGTCTCTACCGGGCGATAGGACTGATCATCGCCGCCTTCATGGCCGGCCTCGCCGTAGGAAGTTACACGGCGAACCGGGCACCCGCCGCGGGACGGAGGGCTCTTGTAACGATCGAGCTTGCCGCGGTGCTGTACCTGGTCCTTTTCGCGACCCTGCCGGCCGGCTTGTCGTTCCTGCCGGGACCATTCACACTGACACTTTTCGCTTTCGTCGCCGGCGCTCTCACGGGAGCTGAATTCCCCATAGCCGGAAGGATCACCTACTCGACACCGCCCGTGACGGCAGGGTCCCTGTATGCCGCGGACCTTTTTGGAGGCAGTTGCGGTGCCTTCGCGACGACGCTCTTTCTGATACCCCTCTGGGGTGTCATGAACACCTGCCTGTTTTTGGCGGGCTGCAAGATATTGATTGTGGCGGCCCTCCTTGCTACAATGCGCGGACGAAGGTAATTCACCGAGAGGCACGCACAGCATGGGATTTCCCCTTGATGCATCATACTCCCTGAGCCGCCGGGCGCTGCTCCGGGCGGGACTGGCCGGAGCGCTGACACTGTCGCCCCTCGAGATCCTTGCGAAAAATCTCTTCGCCGGCGAAAAGAACGTCAAGACCATCACCCTCGACGACGCCCCGGAACACCTCTGGAAGTGGTCCCGCGAGGTCTACTATTGGGAAAAGCTCGAGTCGGGATATGTCCGGTGCCTGACCTGTCCCAACACCTGTCTCCTTCCCCCCGACGCCCGCAGCCGATGCAGATCACACGTGAACAAGGGGGGAACGCTCTACACCCTGGTATATGGAAATCCCTGCGCCGTTCATATCGATCCCATTGAAAAAAAACCACTCTATCATTTTCTTCCCGAAACAACGGCATTTTCCGTGGCCGCAACGGGATGCAGCTTCCACTGCCTGAATTGCCAGAACTGGGAAATATCGCAGGTAAAGCCGGAGCAGGTCAGGTTCGTCGAGATGTTCCCCGCGGCGGTCATTCGCAACGCCCGCGAGGCGGGCTGTCGCTCCATCGCCTATACCTACGCCGAGGCAACCACCTTTTTCGAGTACATGATCGATACCTGCCGGGCCGCCCGCGAAGCAGGGGTCAGGAACGTCTGGGTTACGAACGGGTACATCAATGAGAAACCCCTTCGGGAGCTCTGCGGCTGCCTTGACGGTGCCAATGTGGATGTCAAGAGTTTTTCCGAATCCACTTACGCCAGCCTCAACGCGGGGCGGCTGGCGCCGGTCCTCAGGACCCTCGAAATACTGAAGGACCGGGGGGTCTGGTTTGAAATGACAGCCCTGATCGTTCCCACCTATACGGACGATCCGGACATGGTCAAAAAGATGTGTCACTGGATCCTGGAACACCTGGGGCCCGATCATCCCCTTCACTTTTCCCGGTTCTTTCCCCGGTACAAGCTGACCCACCTGGCACCGACACCCGTGTCGTTCCTTGAGGAATCACGAAGGACGGCGATGAGCATGGGTCTTCACTATGTGTACGTGGGGAATGTTCCGCCGGGGGAATCAAGCAACACTTACTGTCCCGGCTGCAAGACCCTTCTCATCGAGCGGGTCGGGTACACCATAACGAAAAACCGGATTACGAAGGGCACCTGTCCGGACTGCGGGGAAAAGATCGCCGGCCTCTGGAGTTGACGGGCCGCCGTTCATATCCCTTTTCAAGAACAGGCTTTCGAGCCCCGGTCACTTGAAGCCGTATTTCTTCAATTTGTACCGCAGTGCCCGCTCCGTTATCCCCAGGATACGGGCCGCCCGTGACTGGTTGTCCCCCGCCTCATCGAGGGCACGGCGGATCATGGCGTGTTCAAGCCGTTCGATGGAATCCTTCAGGGTGTCCCCCCGGCGGCCCCGTTCCGGGCCTCGTGTCCGTATCTCGGTAAAGGGGAGGTCCTGTATGGAAATGATGGGGTCCCGGGCTATCACCGCGGCCCGTTCGATGATATTTTCCAGTTCCCGCACGTTGCCGGGATAATCGTACTTGAGCAGCAGGTCCATTGCTTCGCTGCTGATCCCCTGGATCTCCTTTTCGTTCTCGGAAGAAAAGCGGTCGATGAAGTGCTCTACAAGGAGGGGGATATCCTCTTTGCGCTCGCGCAGGGGCGGGATATCCATGACCACGACGTTGAGACGATAGAAAAGGTCGTCCCGGAACGTGCCGCTTTTCACCCGTTCCTCGAGGTTACGGTTTGTGGCGGAAATGATCCGCACATCGGACCTGATCGTCTGATTTCCACCCAGGCGCTGGAACTCCCGTTCCTGGAGAAACCGCAGCAACTTCACCTGCACCGGCTGCGAAAGTTCCCCGACTTCA includes:
- a CDS encoding NAD-dependent deacylase translates to MGNDVGSKIRAVADMIVRSERIVVFTGAGVSTESGIPDFRSPGGIWTRFDPDDFTIHKFMTSADTRRKQWKILIEEGLFQDVQPNRAHRAIVELEKLGKLSCVITQNIDDLHQRAGNSRDSVFELHGNMLWARCVDCGERYSMDQVRELLRSGVAEPDCATCSGILKPDVVFFGEALPADTVDAAIYHTRTCDLFIVVGSSLVVQPAAFIPSYAQDAGAPLVIINIGPTPYDHRADVLINEGAGDTMAGIIEEVKKKLA
- a CDS encoding fused MFS/spermidine synthase, whose product is MSDARFSIPFAVTMLGISHVITQVTVIREFINVFTGNEIVIGILLALWLLLSGLGAWIGKAFRTTSSQMLVFRASLFLAAFLPILHIIAIRSLRDILFVRGELPGVGPLIIWAAILLLPYCVITGGLLTIACSITPVKGLQSRSIGEVYYFDNIGDIAGGLLFTFVLVHFFQNLGILYVPALLCLAAFALLPPVRPGSRAGAAMGLAGMVLVVVFFLLSLDRLSIQWLYPEQRIIDYAESPYGRLVVTKNRDQVSFFENGEHLFSTPNILDAEELVHFALPQLERVRSVLLISGGMGGTIEEIMKYDPQQIDYVELDPAVIKAGMAYLDRDFPPSVKIHPGDGRKFIEDSRRTYDALIMDLPDPVSLQINRFYTVDFFRTARSIIRPGGIVCFAVTGAENYISPEQADLLSTLCNSLERVFEFVLIIPGERNIFIAADRPLSAGVGPLLAARNIETVFINDNYLQGRVTPERTAFLRESLHEEAPVNHDFRPAAYLSAIRVWLSRFQEDYRYPIIAVSIFMLIYFITIDLIGKTIFFSGLTASSMEVIILLTFQIVQGSLYRAIGLIIAAFMAGLAVGSYTANRAPAAGRRALVTIELAAVLYLVLFATLPAGLSFLPGPFTLTLFAFVAGALTGAEFPIAGRITYSTPPVTAGSLYAADLFGGSCGAFATTLFLIPLWGVMNTCLFLAGCKILIVAALLATMRGRR
- the amrS gene encoding AmmeMemoRadiSam system radical SAM enzyme, with the protein product MGFPLDASYSLSRRALLRAGLAGALTLSPLEILAKNLFAGEKNVKTITLDDAPEHLWKWSREVYYWEKLESGYVRCLTCPNTCLLPPDARSRCRSHVNKGGTLYTLVYGNPCAVHIDPIEKKPLYHFLPETTAFSVAATGCSFHCLNCQNWEISQVKPEQVRFVEMFPAAVIRNAREAGCRSIAYTYAEATTFFEYMIDTCRAAREAGVRNVWVTNGYINEKPLRELCGCLDGANVDVKSFSESTYASLNAGRLAPVLRTLEILKDRGVWFEMTALIVPTYTDDPDMVKKMCHWILEHLGPDHPLHFSRFFPRYKLTHLAPTPVSFLEESRRTAMSMGLHYVYVGNVPPGESSNTYCPGCKTLLIERVGYTITKNRITKGTCPDCGEKIAGLWS